The Helianthus annuus cultivar XRQ/B chromosome 15, HanXRQr2.0-SUNRISE, whole genome shotgun sequence genomic sequence GTGCCCAAATACCAATTATATGCTAcaaactaaaaataataaaatcccAGGGATTTGTCCAGAAAAAACAACACAACTTCATGTGTATTGACGCTTTTCATGGATTCGTCTGAAACCAATATGCAGTCTTTAGCCCATACAACCATTTCTCTATCTAGTTAGTTAGCTTTGTTTCATATATGATGCCATTTGTTGTGGTTTGTAGGATTCAGACTGAATTATTAATTAACTCTTGATAAATAAACGAACAACAGATTCTACACTCATGACATAATGCAATAAATATGTAAATTAAAATCATATGATATGCATAAGCCAATATCAGTACTCATGACACACAATTATTAATTACTCATTGTAACTAGACTTTCATAATAGTTACTTATTGCCACCCCTAGCTGTCTAGGCATTGCGATTTTTTGAAGTTAGCAGCCACTTGGTAAACAATTGAAGGGTGTTTTCATCAGCCCTGTGATTCTTTTGAGTGAACTGAAGAAACTCTCCCCATGTGAAATCAGGATACTCCTTTTTCCCATCTTTTTCGACTAACTCTTGAGGCGCTTTCAGCTCTCTATCTCCTTTTGGGCACAAGAAGAACACCAGCGACAGCCTTGGGGACAAACTGTTCACACTTACCCTATGCAGGCAGCTCTTGTACTTCCCATTTGATAGTGCCTACAAATACATCCACCCTTAGTTAAGTTATAAGTTTCAAATATATTTAGAACGCAACTCTTGATCATATTAAGGAACAATAAAACAAAGGGAGTTATGATGCGATACACAAGCAGACTCACCGTGAAAGTGTCACCTATGTTGATGACAAGGGCTTCGCGGTAGGGTTGAACAGATTTCCATTTGTTATCCACAAACACTTCTAGTCCTCCAACTAGATCTTGATAAAGTATGGTCAATGTAGTTGGATCACAATGTGGTCCGACCCCAAAAGTCAGGTCGGGCTTGTTACACTGCGGGTAGTGGTTACATCTCACTATTGACACAGCATCATCATATAGTTTTCTGTAGTAGTAGTTATGATTATGCCCATCAACACCCAAGCTAATCTCCAGTAAATCAAGAAGATCAAGAGCTAACTTATTCATTGACCGACAGAACTTCTGAAAGATCAAGCTGCATATGACCAGTTTACAACTATAAAATTAGCACAAACACCATAGATAGATGAAAATAAAACTTAGAGACAAAGAAAAACTTGGAGAGATTTGTAAACTTAGAAATAATAACAAAACGCatatgagcattatattttttttatcccTAAACTAACAGTTAAATGAGTTCTAACATCATCACATTCTTTTTAGTCTACAAGTCACACCAACAGTTAAATGAGTTCTAACATCATCACATTCTTTATTTCTTTAACTGTTGGAGTGACTTGTAGAATGAAGCATTGGAAGGCTTATTACTTGAATATGATGATGTCTTTCAAACTCCAACTACACTACCTCCTTCAAGAAGAGTTATGATCATCAAATAGTATTAAAAGAAGGTACCATACAGTCCATACCTATTAATCAGAAGTCGtaacgatattctcatttactatAATAAAGTGAGTGTAAAAAAAACATTTGATCAACATAAATTCACAAAATAGCCATTGAAATTTAGTTTTACCAATAAGATATTAAAGTGATACATCAAAAAAACATTAGATCAATATAAATTAACTAAAAAAGTCACATCCTATGATACATTGACATGTGTGTTAAAAAGTTACCACTTGTGCCATGTCAGCACATCAATAAAAATTCGagaaaataattataatataagatattaaaacTGCATCTCTATCTTTTTTATCAACAAATTGTCGTAAAataaagaaaagaattgaaatAATACCCGGTTTCTTTGTATTGACTTCCCATTGCATTGAAAAACTCCGCAACAACTTCATCAGGGCCATTTTCATGATACTCAAAAGTTAACAATTCTTTCCAAGGCAATTTTTCGCGGAACCGCTGAGCATGCCCACTAGCGAAACCAACAACGCTTCCCTCTTTCTGCTTGCACTTCAGTTTCTCGGTTAACGGAAGCTTAAAGAAAGCGTGGCCATGCTCTTGGACTAAAGCAAGCATATCAAGGTCAACACCATGGTTAACCACTTGAAAAAAGCCATGGCTAATGCATGATTCCCTCACAAGGTTGGCTGCATGCAATGTGGCCTCCTCATCATGACTTAAGAACCCTTGTAGGTCTATTACCTGTTCATTCAACTTCTCAGTAGACGTTTGAGAAAGATGATCTTTTGGCCAAATGAATTGGTTTGGAAAATCATCATTGGTTTGTTGGTCAAAGATCATGGCTGACTCAATGGTTTTGTCTTCATGGTTGCCATTGTTCATTTGCTCCATTTTGACACAAGTCTGAATGGTTCTGAATGATTTATTGGGGCATGAGATTTATACTGAGATAATTAATTTTTGaaagaatatatattttcaaatTCAATATTTTTgtcaaatatataaatatattgatTTCATTCTTGTCTCTATATGTTTATGACTGTATTTAGTGTTTTTATGCATTAATAATATGTAATAATATATAAATGAGTATTCAAATCTAGGTTTTTTATTAAGTAATGTTTTTAATTTTAACCATAAATGAGTATTCAAATCTAGGTTTTTTAATTAAGTAATGTTTTTAATTTTAACCATAATTAAATCTAAAACATTAATGATCATTAAATTTAGTTATTTATGTATTTACTTATTCTTTTGAACAGCAATAATTGCTAAATcattaattttatttaagttcTATTTTTATAAATGgcttttatgttttattaatttCTCTCACCTCTCAAAGTAAGACGTTACTAACATCAATATATATTATTTCTTCTTAGATGCAGCATGCAATTGTTGCAAcaagaaaaagccaaaaacaaaatgtacaaataaaaaaaaaaaaaaaacaagataacaCAACAATGTTGGATAAATTAAAATCATTGACAGAGTAATTAAGAATTGGACTTCACGGTTAATATATATCTAATACTTACGTTTATATTGATAAATTATCATGTAGCAAATTGAACAAATCCCTAAATTATGATAAACCCAACTTATTTCAAACCAAATGAATTTTAGTAATAACATCACACGATAGTAATATGAGATCAATTAATTTCTTAActagggttaggatataatagaaagtttatttggctaagaaggctaaaagtaatcttgaccatccatttagttaatcaatggctaagattaaatgagggaaattgaaagaaagaaaagaggcgcgtgggtTTGTTTAGTGGCATTCTAGTCAATGCAAGACAATAGTTTCTcactcctccaattccccccgttttaaacgttaataactcttcctacgacattatttttttttataaaaattgcaccaaaaaatgagcgttttttatctttaaaacgagtatactattgctatattttcgaaaaaaaattttgaaaacccagttgcgtaaaacgcaatggaaaaaacccagttgcgtaaaacgcaatgcagaaaaaaacccctaaaaatgagatttttctaaaacgcaatgcaccaaaaaacacaaagaaatgtcttatttataaaacgtaatggccagaaaacacaaagaaatgtcttatttctaaaacgcaatagcctaaaaacacaaaagaaagtatactttctaaaacgctatggactgaaaacacataaaaatgtgttttacctaaaacgcaatgcaccaaaaacacaaacaaatgtcttattcctaaaacgcaatagccacaaaacaattaaaatgtctgtttcctaaaacgcaatagcctgaaaacacataaaaacgtgttttacctaaaacgcaatgcacaaaaaacacaaaaaaaaatgtcttatttataaaacgcaatggccagaaaacactaaAAATgtctcattctaaaacgcaattgcctaaaaaaaacaaaagaaagtcttctctgtaaaacgcaatggactgaaaacacctaaaatgtgttttacctaaaatgcaatgactaaaaacacttcaaaaatgtgtttttctaaaacgtaatggcctaaaaacaccaaaaaaaatgTTCTCTCTAAACCGCATTGAACCTGgacaatagttttgtctgtgctgtgaattgtctgaaccaatGCAGTTTACGAATGCAGTTTTCCAGAGCCAATTTACAGaaattttctgatgcatttttattaaagcCAATTTCCagagctcaaccccagccaggggctctgccccttggaccctgctagGGGCTGCCACCCCTgggaccctgctaccaggggcgctgcccccggacccccgccaagatcgtaaaacgcaataactaaatcaaaaacccagataataaaaaatgaaattaaagaatttgttacatggatcgaagtcggtttcttcaacgattgatgaaatttgaatgatgaaaacacttatcagagatcgaatcgaacggatcgagtgattatcttcaaaatcaccggaaaatgGTGGGTTTGATGTTACtgggaagaagaaggaagaagaaaaggataagattgactaaaatactctttattttaaattttggcACATGCCCTAATCCTatacttcctagccaaaataatcTTCTTATTTGATCCTCACCCTTCTTAACTAATCTATCTTTtatctatactaataaataaataaaaaattccATCACTTATCATCATTTTGGAGTCTCTAGATATTTTTATTCCCGCCTAAACATTTTTCAACTATCTATTTTTACCATTTTAACTCCTAAATTGATTAAATACTAGTTATTCAACTTATACAAAAATAAAGGACAGCAATAGTATCTTCATTCTATTGGTTGAGTTGGGCGGACATGCCAcccatgagtttttttttttttttcaaattacgattttaccggTTTATATTTATAGTTATGCATGACACTTCTCTATTGTCCTAACAAATTTACCATTTTATCCTGTTTTAAagttttaaaattacgattttaccattagttcaaaattatgtttttaccctcacttaaaaataaatttacgcttttgctctcGGCAAAAAATTTTTAATTTTGCTCTCGGTTCAAcattacgattttgccctgtttaaatttacagttttgccattaggttTTTTTTCCTTATAATAACGATTTTGCCAttgaaaattatgtttttaccctcaTTTAAATAAATTTATGTGTTTGCTCCCaactaaaaatttcaatttttccctcggttcaaaattacgattttgccccgtttaaatttacagttttgccattagttttttttctcgcatagccaagttacgattttgccctcaaccccattggtccatttaatttacgatttttcCCTGAAACAAAATTATGATTTCCCCCTCAGTTCAAAGTTACGTTTTCCCCATCGTTTTAatttttctagcaaaactataaaagttttttgttttaattggttgactcgatttaatttttttcgtCTAAAGCAGCTGcttaacactcgctcattagtcctgaaaaattacagttttgccctgagcccaaaattacggtcttatcatcgttttagtttttttctaCCAAAATTataatagtgttttttttaattgattgagaactATTCGGCTAActccccgcaacgcgggcgggaaGTATCACCCTGTCATTGGTTCAAATGGACGGCGAGCAAtacccattggaccaaccagtttattattttatatcaattttaaaattacgtttttgcccccagttaaaaaatACGGTTTTGCCTCAAATTCAAAATACGTTTACCCTTTTGCCCCGACCTAAAAAATACGTCGCCCTCGGAAAAAAATTATGCTTTTACCCGcagccaaaattacgttttcgccccagttcaaaattacgaatttacaccagtttattattgGTTTTGCCCAGAGTTTAAAATTACTTATTTGCCTCCGGTTCAAAACAaatttatgcttttgcccccagctaaaatttacgaatctcccctcggttcaaaattacgatatcactctcaattcaaaattacgtttttgctcgtgcaaaataaaaatatggttttcccctagctaaaaattaggattttaccctcggaaaaaaaaattgatttttcccccaagtaaaagtaaaaatatgactttgccggagctaaaaatcgtgtcaaagagctgcctaacactctttttactttttatttctagcaaaactatagtactgtttttttaattggttgagaattattcggtcatcgccccgcaacgccGGCGGAGGCGCGAAGCATCACCTagtatttatacattttcacggtttttataattttaaattcaTACATGGACCTTTTGGAAATTATCAatcttaatttattttttaactcTTAAATTGGTTAAAAACCATTTAAATGTTTTAATATTTCTTATTTATGTAAAATTGTAAACATTAAATTTATAAGTTTTTGATTGACCAATAACTCCATTTTTAAATGTATTATATTTATAATTAAATTTAActaagagttaattgctcggatggtccctgtggtttcaagttttttcacgtttagtccccatcttttgaaaatagcatgtatgctccctatggtttgtcattttgttactcggatagtccctgagtagatgtcagttagtttgaaaatagcatatatGCTCCttatggtttgttatttttttactcggatagtccccagagtaaatgttgggggactatccgagtaacaaaatgacaaactatagggagcatacatgctattttcaaaagttgaggactaaacgtgaaaaaacgtgaaaccacagggaccatccgagcaattaactctttaaCTAATTATTAACAAACTATAAATTAACAACATAATTGTGTATATAGGTGTTGTACTCAAATGCtttgagaatttttcaaaaaaaaaatgatattgcacttttaacccaaatctatttgattttttacttttaaaccaAAAGTTTACCTCTTTTGCAAattaacctcacaactttttactttcaactttggtcccccatacttttCATATTTCGCAGATTTTTTGCTTTacgtttcattttaaattttgcgagttaacatggcgTAACGTGAGTgagtgtgtggttcaacgtttttacgtttggTTTTACGCATCGTAACTAGATTTTGCGATTTAATATGTGGCTCAACGTTTCTACAgcgtctattttttcctgtttgatagGTCCCTTACAATGGGCGAAGTCCTAAATTGACTcaattattattttctatgttttacgttgcAGTCTAATTTCTTTGCATTAACGCGTCGTAACTTCAGTATTGTTTGTCGCCGATGGTGGTATGGCATTGGAACTATTCGGCATGGTTTTACTCCACTCCCTCGTCGCATTGCGATGGGTGGTATATCTACTTTATTATAATTCATAAGATTTACATGTGTCAAATTATTTTTTTGAATATTATGAATTGTAATGGTATAAgtgttttattatatatattaaaactatTCCATACGTCattcacacacaaacacacacatgcatgtatatatatatatatatttatatagtggaatgtttaaatgagaagaatttttttgtaagaataagtaagaagaaatttcaaccaataagaatactTCATTTAACTtcacttaatttttgtatttaatattagtgtaagggtatattggtaaaactagatagatcattaattggtagtcttcCCTTTTAATAGATAACTACatcaaatttgtaacttattttcaaaatatatatttttttcaaagaagaaaaaaattaatttaaagtgtagaatacattacgaggtgtgtagaatgaattatgagttgtgtaggataaattttaatatgtgtaggataaatttcaatatgcgTAGGATACTtttcaaaacgtgtaggataaattttgatgtgtatAGGCAAAAATTTAATGTGGATgatgatagtctttatgactaattaatgaatcaaagataataataaatgagatgagagaaaaaaaaaactatttaatgttttacaattgtactctttgttctttttcttctcaatttaagtttcttctcaaatgaacctccccatatatatatatatatatatatatatatatatatatatatatatatatatatataggagaaggatccgttaggaaccaccctttattgcgagaaccaatgtgaacacaaccaaaaaatacctaaaaaaatctaaaaacacccaaaaaaatttttttactattttttatttattggaaaaatcgctatatttcgtcaataataaaaaaagtttaataaaaaatcgagtaacagttatccatgcacatgtgcatttgtatcatttctttgacaaattccgtaattcattacagatatcagacaattgcactttcatttacactaccattcataatacactactttttacattaacaataatagaattgcacatgtgcatctatatgtatgaacttgttataacattagcaacactagaaatgcacatgtgcatcatacatatatatatatatatatatatatatatattgagaagaaaattaaattgagaagaaaaagaacaaagggtacaattgtaaaacattaaatagtatTTTGTtacatctcatttattattatctttgactaattaattagttataaagACTATTGTCCTTCACACTAAATGTTTTGTCTACACAcattaaaatttatcctacacgttttgaaaatttatcctacatatattgaaatttattctacacaactagtaattcatgctacacacctcgtaatttatcctacactttaaattaattgtttttcttctttgaaaaaaaaatattttttgaaaataagttacaaatttaattttactagctattaaaaaggaagactaacaattaatgatctatctaagtttaccaatatacccttacactaatattgaatacaaaaattaaatgaagtaaaatgaaggattcttattggttgaaatttgttcttttttattcttacaaaaaatttgttctcatttgaaccctccactatatatatatatatatatatatatatatatatgaacatgttataacgtgttttagtacaccactttgaatacacattcactttcatctatcataccatccatactacactaccattaccacctaccatccgtaatacaataccattgcttTTTACCATCTATAATACAATATTATTACCAATATTTCACTTTATTATatgtacatcaacaccctttataccatccaaacaacatattacatcataaagtgacaaaGATAATCAAACCAtaaaccactagatataactaaccaaaacacatgtatatgggcctacttcatcatttaaaatcacaaactttttgtcccaaaacaccttatttcatgttgatacatataaatgcacatgtgcatttctaatattggtaacgTAAAacgtagtgtattacatatggtagtgtaaatgaaattGCATTTTTCTATTACTGGTAATATATTATGGAATTTGtgcaagaaatgatacatatgcacatgtgcatccataacTGTTACTAGAAAATAAAACGTTTTTTTTGGTAACAAGATATAGCGatttttgttagaaaaatattaaaaaaacaaattttgtgggtattttggatttt encodes the following:
- the LOC110913973 gene encoding gibberellin 20 oxidase 3, whose product is MEQMNNGNHEDKTIESAMIFDQQTNDDFPNQFIWPKDHLSQTSTEKLNEQVIDLQGFLSHDEEATLHAANLVRESCISHGFFQVVNHGVDLDMLALVQEHGHAFFKLPLTEKLKCKQKEGSVVGFASGHAQRFREKLPWKELLTFEYHENGPDEVVAEFFNAMGSQYKETGLIFQKFCRSMNKLALDLLDLLEISLGVDGHNHNYYYRKLYDDAVSIVRCNHYPQCNKPDLTFGVGPHCDPTTLTILYQDLVGGLEVFVDNKWKSVQPYREALVINIGDTFTALSNGKYKSCLHRVSVNSLSPRLSLVFFLCPKGDRELKAPQELVEKDGKKEYPDFTWGEFLQFTQKNHRADENTLQLFTKWLLTSKNRNA